In a single window of the Gossypium hirsutum isolate 1008001.06 chromosome A13, Gossypium_hirsutum_v2.1, whole genome shotgun sequence genome:
- the LOC107895239 gene encoding uncharacterized protein isoform X1, with the protein MHSRVSNHEASNKQIGCKGELRKIQKKNNKNKSEARDQQLKKKEFQSLTSENGNLEELIECLIAGYRQVPATDLQKQEISVDLSYSHPHFDVKNEEQGMKSDVEGNAEELDGLELDDLRDDNPENSLIIQPNTIAEFLLKIDEDVASNVDFSDFMICFNGEQKTIGRYSFPISLVPTVERIMNTYGDVSASSPMNTNITGKIYLLFCAAIKEMEDLELHQVTETKMLKWRDAIKDALRVNFKVEFAMSHLKKIAQAYFGGIGEQVLLTINEKLNSLYKERDKALEGFKDFLATAKDFDGQSVSTGLFP; encoded by the exons ATGCATTCTCGAGTTTCAAATCATGAGGCTTCAAACAAACAAATAGGTTGTAAAGGGGAATTAcggaaaattcaaaagaaaaataacaaaaataagagTGAAGCAAGAGATCAGCAATTAAAGAAG AAAGAATTTCAGAGTTTAACGTCAGAGAATGGTAATTTGGAGGAACTCATCGAATGTTTAATTGCTGGTTACCGGCAAGTTCCTGCAACTGATCTTCAGAAACAAGAAATTTCTGTTGATCTATCATATTCTCATCCACATTTTGATGTCAAG AATGAAGAACAAGGGATGAAATCTGATGTGGAAGGAAATGCTGAAGAG CTGGATGGTTTAGAACTTGATGACTTACGGGATGATAATCCAGAGAATTCTCTGATTATCCAACCAAACACAATTGCCGAGTTTCTTCTGAAAATTGATGAAGATGTCGCAAGCAATGTGGATTTCTCGGACTTCATGATTTGCTTCAATGGGGAGCAAAAAACAATTGGAAGATACAGCTTTCCAATATCTTTGGTCCCTACTGTGGAAAGAATCATGAATACTTACGGTGATGTCTCGGCTTCGAGTCCAATGAACACTAATATTACTGGGAAAATTTATCTGCTTTTCTGTGCAGCAATTAAAGAGATGGAAGATCTTGAACTCCATCAAGTGACCGAGACAAAGATGCTGAAATGGAGGGATGCTATTAAGGATGCTCTCCGCGTCAACTTCAAGGTGGAGTTTGCAATGTCCCATCTGAAGAAAATTGCTCAAGCTTACTTTGGTGGCATTGGAGAGCAAGTGTTGCTGACCATCAACGAGAAATTGAATTCCTTGTACAAGGAACGTGATAAGGCATTGGAGGGTTTCAAGGATTTTCTGGCTACTGCAAAGGACTTTGATGGCCAGTCTGTGAGCACTGGTTTATTCCCTTGA
- the LOC107895237 gene encoding uncharacterized protein has translation MSFFHLRLSARHPHSSKVQDTLLWPISSVVDYMHRQPNMLLSNYHQFFVKKVFSSYSCRCSLSLQPVRALQSSMGAEEGFMFCNSCWSEDSIKSKQMQNLSEEAHVYDCYSSQEFSNDEDYKEEQRRRKIGLANKGRVPWNKGRKHSAETRLRIKQRTIEALNDPSIQQYHLLYIGIKFSAVLAVRKKMAEHPRTHSEESKARIGSSVKRAWGKRLKWKRLGERFFLSWMKSIAEASRKGGSDQVELEWDSYDKIKQEIVLEQLQWAAEKAKGKEIAKVRVEKARAERIARIVQKRKEQEEKEKARELKRTMKEKARQDESVAESQGMKLKQRLQMIRKKKSISSQFSINGDTSHIPALEKLNIELIKKQKMQSEVSLAEQIKAAKSRRAEPISAKILAVSSSFVSYNARLKE, from the exons ATGTCATTTTTTCACTT GAGATTGTCTGCTCGACATCCACATTCAAGCAAGGTTCAAGACACCCTTTTGTGGCCTATTTCCTCCGTGGTGGATTATATGCATCGCCAACCAAATATGTTGCTCTCAAATTACCATCAATTTTTTGTGAAGAAAGTATTTTCCTCTTATTCCTGTAGATGTTCATTGAGCCTTCAGCCTGTTAGAGCTTTGCAAAGTTCCATGGGTGCAGAGGAAGGATTCATGTTTTGCAACAGTTGTTGGTCAGAAGATAGTATAAAATCAAAACAGATGCAAAACTTGAGTGAGGAGGCTCATGTATATGATTGTTATAGCTCTCAGGAATTTTCCAATGATGAAGACTACAAGGAAGAGCAAAGGAGGAGGAAGATAGGACTGGCAAATAAAGGGAGGGTTCCATGGAACAAAGGCCGGAAGCATAGTGCTG AGACACGTTTACGAATCAAACAAAGAACAATAGAAGCCTTGAATGATCCCAG CATTCAGCAGTATCATTTGCTTTATATAGGCATCAAATTTAGTGCAGTTCTAGCA GTTAGGAAGAAGATGGCTGAACATCCCCGCACTCATAG TGAGGAAAGCAAGGCAAGAATTGGGTCTTCAGTGAAGCGTGCTTGGGGCAAGCGTTTGAAATGGAAACGGTTAGGGGAGAGATTCTTTCTATCATGGATGAAAAGTATAGCTGAAGCTTCTAGGAAAGGAGGGAGTGACCAAGTGGAGCTAGAATGGGATAGCTATGACAAGATAAAACAAGAAATAGTTCTTGAACAGCTACAGTGGGCTGCAGAGAAGGCCAAGGGAAAAGAGATAGCCAAGGTAAGAGTGGAAAAAGCAAGAGCAGAAAGGATAGCAAGGATTGTTCAAAAGAGAAAAGAGCAGGAAGAGAAAGAGAAAGCAAGAGAACTGAAGAGAACAATGAAAGAAAAAGCAAGGCAAGATGAGAGTGTGGCAGAATCCCAAGGAATGAAACTCAAGCAGAGATTACAAATG ATCCGCAAGAAGAAATCCATAAGCAGTCAATTCAGTATTAATGGAGACACATCTCATATCCCAGCTCTGGAGAAATTAAATATAGAGCTTATAAAGAAACAGAAAATGCAGAGTGAAGTTTCACTTGCAGAGCAGATCAAAGCAGCCAAAAGCAGAAGAGCAGAACCAATTTCTGCAAAGATTCTGGCAGTCTCATCATCCTTTGTTTCATATAATGCAAGACTAAAAGAGTAA
- the LOC107895239 gene encoding uncharacterized protein isoform X2 yields MHSRVSNHEASNKQIGCKGELRKIQKKNNKNKSEARDQQLKKKEFQSLTSENGNLEELIECLIAGYRQVPATDLQKQEISVDLSYSHPHFDVKNEEQGMKSDVEGNAEELDGLELDDLRDDNPENSLIIQPNTIAEFLLKIDEDVASNVDFSDFMICFNGEQKTIGRYSFPISLVPTVERIMNTYAIKEMEDLELHQVTETKMLKWRDAIKDALRVNFKVEFAMSHLKKIAQAYFGGIGEQVLLTINEKLNSLYKERDKALEGFKDFLATAKDFDGQSVSTGLFP; encoded by the exons ATGCATTCTCGAGTTTCAAATCATGAGGCTTCAAACAAACAAATAGGTTGTAAAGGGGAATTAcggaaaattcaaaagaaaaataacaaaaataagagTGAAGCAAGAGATCAGCAATTAAAGAAG AAAGAATTTCAGAGTTTAACGTCAGAGAATGGTAATTTGGAGGAACTCATCGAATGTTTAATTGCTGGTTACCGGCAAGTTCCTGCAACTGATCTTCAGAAACAAGAAATTTCTGTTGATCTATCATATTCTCATCCACATTTTGATGTCAAG AATGAAGAACAAGGGATGAAATCTGATGTGGAAGGAAATGCTGAAGAG CTGGATGGTTTAGAACTTGATGACTTACGGGATGATAATCCAGAGAATTCTCTGATTATCCAACCAAACACAATTGCCGAGTTTCTTCTGAAAATTGATGAAGATGTCGCAAGCAATGTGGATTTCTCGGACTTCATGATTTGCTTCAATGGGGAGCAAAAAACAATTGGAAGATACAGCTTTCCAATATCTTTGGTCCCTACTGTGGAAAGAATCATGAATACTTACG CAATTAAAGAGATGGAAGATCTTGAACTCCATCAAGTGACCGAGACAAAGATGCTGAAATGGAGGGATGCTATTAAGGATGCTCTCCGCGTCAACTTCAAGGTGGAGTTTGCAATGTCCCATCTGAAGAAAATTGCTCAAGCTTACTTTGGTGGCATTGGAGAGCAAGTGTTGCTGACCATCAACGAGAAATTGAATTCCTTGTACAAGGAACGTGATAAGGCATTGGAGGGTTTCAAGGATTTTCTGGCTACTGCAAAGGACTTTGATGGCCAGTCTGTGAGCACTGGTTTATTCCCTTGA